A region from the Phycisphaerae bacterium genome encodes:
- a CDS encoding prepilin-type N-terminal cleavage/methylation domain-containing protein, with product MLRINGCRRLRGFTLIELLVVVAIIAVLVAMLLPALQEARRQAQATQCAANWRQVGMYLSMYESDEGGYPQCRYPEYRSVYYGGYKGFGLLKPYVADPSWVDVLSNVKDSCLKRGPFSDPTGKPDFGFGDLINVLYVLPFTSPGAQPSWRGGVPPFPWPTLGYRDRPSTTASSVCDLRTSANPFSAVPLIPYAHSGAGVNILFVDGHVRWKPTDLFKHVGFSVPDPWVKYQLALND from the coding sequence ATGCTCCGAATTAACGGTTGCCGAAGACTCCGCGGATTCACGCTGATCGAACTGCTGGTCGTCGTCGCGATCATCGCGGTCCTGGTGGCCATGCTGCTTCCGGCCCTACAGGAGGCCCGCCGCCAGGCCCAGGCCACCCAGTGCGCAGCTAACTGGCGCCAGGTGGGAATGTACCTGTCCATGTACGAGAGTGACGAAGGCGGCTATCCCCAGTGCCGCTACCCGGAATACCGCTCGGTCTATTACGGCGGATACAAGGGCTTCGGACTCCTTAAGCCATACGTGGCAGATCCCAGTTGGGTCGACGTGCTCTCGAACGTCAAAGACAGTTGCCTCAAGCGGGGACCGTTCTCCGACCCGACCGGCAAGCCGGACTTCGGCTTCGGTGACCTGATCAACGTCCTGTACGTCCTGCCGTTCACCTCGCCCGGTGCTCAACCGTCCTGGCGGGGCGGCGTGCCGCCGTTCCCGTGGCCGACCCTCGGCTATCGCGACCGACCCAGCACCACCGCATCGAGCGTCTGCGACCTGCGAACCAGTGCAAATCCTTTCTCAGCCGTTCCCCTGATCCCTTACGCCCACAGCGGTGCCGGGGTCAATATCCTTTTCGTCGACGGCCACGTCCGCTGGAAACCGACCGACCTGTTCAAACACGTCGGCTTCTCGGTGCCCGATCCGTGGGTCAAGTACCAGTTGGCGTTGAATGACTGA
- a CDS encoding PilT/PilU family type 4a pilus ATPase, which yields MSEKPTIDTPLYRKGDDRQLSMHNLLEYFSQQGKLRVSDLHLKAGCPPVYRVDGRLQRMKGEPMDKQTVDALARVLLSDAEQERLAEGGSVDTSYITESMQFRINVFRDNDGLCAAVRALEASAPPVEEIGFPNGVWRDIVNRQWGLVLITGITGAGKSTTIASLIDRITQTHPRRIITLEDPIEYRLHSHKAIISQREVGRDVPGFARGLRDCLREDPDVIFVGEMRDRESTTWTLSAAETGHLVFSTLHTRDVRGTITRILDMFPPDQQEEVASQLSLGLAYIISQKLIPKADGEGRVVAMEILNNTYAMANLIRLRKAEMIYSLLQTRTKDIPEERMVTLERSLARLCREGLIAPLEAEQWANHPSAFLDEMQQVGLRVS from the coding sequence ATGTCCGAAAAGCCCACAATCGACACGCCCCTCTACCGCAAAGGCGACGACCGCCAACTGAGCATGCACAACCTGCTCGAATACTTCTCGCAGCAGGGCAAGCTGCGGGTCTCCGACCTGCACCTGAAGGCCGGATGCCCGCCGGTCTACCGGGTCGACGGGCGGCTTCAGCGGATGAAGGGCGAGCCGATGGACAAACAGACCGTCGACGCCCTGGCCCGCGTCCTGCTCTCGGACGCCGAACAGGAACGCCTCGCCGAAGGCGGCTCCGTCGATACCTCCTACATCACCGAGTCGATGCAGTTCCGGATCAACGTCTTTCGCGACAACGACGGCCTCTGCGCCGCCGTCCGGGCTCTCGAAGCCTCCGCCCCGCCCGTCGAGGAAATCGGATTTCCCAACGGCGTGTGGCGCGACATCGTCAATCGCCAGTGGGGACTGGTCCTGATCACCGGGATCACCGGGGCCGGTAAGTCGACCACCATTGCTTCGCTGATCGACCGGATTACCCAAACCCACCCGCGGCGCATCATCACCCTCGAAGACCCGATCGAATACCGCCTCCACAGCCACAAGGCGATCATCTCCCAACGCGAGGTCGGCCGCGACGTCCCCGGCTTTGCCCGCGGTCTGCGCGACTGCCTCCGCGAAGACCCGGACGTCATCTTCGTCGGAGAAATGCGCGACCGCGAGTCCACCACCTGGACCCTCTCCGCCGCTGAGACCGGACACCTGGTCTTCTCCACCCTCCATACCCGCGACGTTCGCGGCACCATCACCCGCATCCTCGACATGTTCCCCCCCGACCAACAGGAAGAGGTGGCCAGCCAACTGTCGCTTGGTCTTGCTTATATTATATCGCAAAAGCTTATCCCAAAGGCCGACGGCGAGGGACGCGTCGTCGCCATGGAGATCCTTAACAATACCTATGCCATGGCCAACCTCATCCGCCTCCGCAAAGCCGAGATGATCTACTCCCTCCTCCAGACCCGCACCAAGGACATCCCCGAAGAGCGGATGGTCACCCTCGAACGCTCGCTGGCCCGCCTCTGCCGCGAAGGCCTGATCGCCCCCCTCGAGGCTGAGCAGTGGGCCAATCACCCCTCAGCCTTCCTCGACGAAATGCAGCAGGTGGGACTGCGCGTTTCCTGA
- a CDS encoding substrate-binding domain-containing protein, protein MVTTSRHQARLKVRDYLEKQLVSLRAGEPLPPIRTLMRESGASLARLNGILDDLEAQGLIERRPRQGIFKAADLRSGSTLEPFVGRSGGSATLTIGVILDSWPHGVNNAYLADLFRYLKRHLRRSPRPCRLVYEFVEAFGEEGGETPRLLTSPGIDGVIFMPFTRGGLEFLNGWRPASRPVVCFGRELRNDQVPQVYVDHRLGGAKAAEYLLQLGHRRICTVSSAMFEGSPDDLRLRGYRQVLERSGVPIDPNLTVEAENRYDQVNQRLARVFDRASSPTAVFVTGGVLMPAVLHALASLGKTVPADLSLLSYDDTEESRTYHPPITVVRQPLDQAMGVLLNEMLNWIEGGHDGRRRVMLPPELVVRESCAPVRETDNAPN, encoded by the coding sequence ATGGTCACCACTTCACGTCATCAAGCCAGATTGAAGGTCCGCGACTACCTGGAAAAGCAATTGGTCTCGCTCCGGGCCGGCGAGCCGTTGCCGCCGATACGAACTCTGATGCGGGAGAGCGGGGCCAGCCTGGCCCGCCTCAACGGAATTCTCGATGATCTGGAGGCCCAGGGCCTGATCGAACGGCGTCCGCGGCAGGGGATTTTCAAAGCCGCCGACCTTCGCAGCGGTTCGACCCTCGAACCCTTCGTCGGCCGCTCCGGCGGGTCCGCAACGCTGACCATCGGCGTCATCCTCGACAGTTGGCCGCACGGCGTCAACAACGCCTATCTGGCTGACCTGTTCCGCTATCTCAAGAGACATCTTCGCCGATCCCCCCGGCCGTGCCGATTGGTCTACGAGTTTGTGGAGGCGTTCGGAGAGGAGGGGGGTGAAACGCCGAGACTTCTGACCTCGCCGGGGATCGACGGGGTGATCTTCATGCCGTTCACGCGAGGAGGCTTGGAGTTCCTCAACGGGTGGCGACCGGCCAGCCGACCGGTGGTCTGCTTCGGTCGCGAGCTCCGAAACGATCAGGTCCCGCAAGTCTATGTCGATCACCGCCTCGGCGGGGCCAAGGCGGCTGAGTATCTGCTTCAACTGGGTCACCGGCGGATATGCACCGTCTCATCCGCGATGTTCGAGGGCAGCCCGGACGATCTGCGGCTTCGCGGTTATCGCCAGGTGCTCGAACGATCGGGCGTGCCGATCGACCCGAATCTGACCGTCGAGGCGGAAAACCGCTACGACCAGGTCAATCAGCGGTTGGCCCGCGTCTTCGACCGCGCATCGTCGCCGACCGCGGTGTTCGTGACCGGCGGTGTGCTGATGCCGGCCGTCCTGCACGCACTCGCGTCCCTCGGCAAGACGGTCCCCGCCGACCTCTCGCTGCTCTCGTACGACGACACCGAGGAGAGCCGGACCTACCACCCGCCGATTACCGTGGTCCGTCAGCCGTTGGATCAGGCGATGGGCGTGTTGCTGAATGAAATGCTCAACTGGATCGAGGGCGGACACGACGGCCGAAGGCGGGTAATGCTGCCGCCGGAACTCGTGGTGCGCGAGTCATGCGCGCCCGTGCGGGAAACTGACAATGCTCCGAATTAA
- a CDS encoding zinc-dependent alcohol dehydrogenase family protein, whose product MKAVVFGSAGEFSVDDAPRPEAGEGEVLIEVAACGICGTDLHILHGEYPADFPLIPGHELAGTVAAVGPGVDDLRTGDRVCVDPNIVCGRCGYCRAGKVHLCEKLDPIGVKRDGGFAEYCAAPRSQVYRVGEQVALSHAAMVEPLACTLRGIEQAGIRPGQTVMILGGGAIGAILAQLARLAGAAAVVVSEPIERRRELLLKLGADRAVDPSSQDPAQEIRKVDPQGADVVIEAAGLAVTARQAMTAAKRGATIVFFGVAPPDQRISVSPFEVYVNEWTIRGSFINPNTTQAAVDLLNAGRLELGPLISHTFALDEFGEAIETFGRPESYKIQIVPG is encoded by the coding sequence ATGAAGGCGGTGGTTTTTGGGTCGGCGGGCGAGTTTTCGGTGGATGACGCGCCTCGGCCGGAGGCGGGCGAAGGCGAGGTGCTGATCGAGGTGGCGGCGTGTGGGATTTGCGGGACCGATCTGCACATTTTGCATGGGGAGTATCCAGCCGATTTTCCGCTGATTCCCGGGCATGAACTGGCGGGGACGGTAGCGGCGGTGGGACCGGGTGTGGACGATCTGCGGACCGGCGATCGGGTGTGCGTGGACCCGAACATCGTGTGCGGCCGCTGTGGGTACTGCCGGGCGGGCAAGGTGCATTTGTGCGAGAAGCTGGACCCGATCGGGGTGAAGCGCGACGGCGGGTTCGCGGAGTACTGCGCGGCGCCGCGGTCGCAGGTGTACCGCGTGGGCGAGCAGGTGGCGCTGTCTCACGCGGCGATGGTGGAGCCGCTGGCGTGCACGTTGCGTGGCATAGAGCAGGCGGGAATTCGGCCGGGGCAGACGGTGATGATCCTCGGGGGCGGGGCGATCGGGGCGATTCTAGCCCAGTTGGCGCGGCTGGCGGGTGCGGCGGCGGTGGTGGTTTCGGAGCCGATCGAGCGGCGAAGGGAGCTCTTGCTGAAACTCGGAGCCGACCGGGCGGTCGATCCGTCGTCGCAGGATCCCGCGCAGGAGATCCGCAAAGTCGATCCGCAGGGCGCGGACGTGGTGATCGAGGCGGCGGGCCTGGCGGTAACGGCGAGGCAGGCAATGACGGCGGCAAAGCGCGGGGCAACGATCGTGTTTTTCGGGGTGGCGCCGCCGGACCAGCGGATCTCGGTCAGTCCGTTCGAGGTCTACGTCAACGAGTGGACAATTCGGGGCTCGTTCATCAATCCGAACACGACGCAGGCGGCGGTGGATCTGTTGAACGCCGGGCGGCTTGAGTTGGGGCCGTTGATCAGCCACACGTTTGCGCTCGATGAGTTCGGTGAGGCCATCGAGACGTTCGGACGGCCGGAGAGCTACAAGATTCAGATTGTGCCGGGGTGA
- a CDS encoding amidohydrolase family protein produces MARRIIDVHNHPNWHGHTIDRLVENMDQYGIEKTWLLSWEIPDDEYNVEPGYHEVMDPRGRGAEFWMIVEGLQKYPNRFIGGWAPDPRSRSARARLQAAVNLYGIKVYGELKLRMRYDNPDAIAMYRFCGGLKLPVLFHLELPRCAMDRLCEDHRQWPAWYGGDITVVGNMCRQCPETIFIGHGPGFWREISADAEADQSSYPSGPVQAHGRMTELLRRHPNLYADLSAGSGANSLERDLDHGRQFVLEFQDRILFGRDYFDRRQLDVLEKLDLPDPVMDKVLCQNALRLIG; encoded by the coding sequence ATGGCCCGGCGCATCATCGACGTCCACAACCATCCCAATTGGCACGGACACACCATCGACCGTCTCGTCGAGAACATGGATCAATACGGCATCGAAAAGACCTGGCTCCTCTCGTGGGAAATCCCCGACGACGAGTACAACGTCGAGCCCGGATACCACGAGGTCATGGACCCGCGCGGACGAGGCGCCGAGTTCTGGATGATCGTCGAAGGCCTCCAGAAGTACCCAAACCGCTTCATCGGAGGCTGGGCTCCCGACCCCCGCAGCCGATCCGCCCGAGCCCGCCTCCAGGCCGCCGTCAACCTCTACGGCATCAAGGTCTACGGCGAACTCAAGCTGCGAATGCGCTACGACAACCCCGACGCCATCGCCATGTACCGCTTCTGCGGCGGCCTCAAGCTCCCGGTCCTCTTCCACCTGGAACTGCCGCGGTGCGCCATGGACCGCCTCTGCGAAGACCATCGCCAGTGGCCCGCCTGGTACGGCGGTGACATCACCGTGGTCGGCAACATGTGCCGCCAGTGTCCCGAAACGATCTTCATCGGCCACGGACCCGGCTTCTGGCGCGAAATCTCAGCCGACGCCGAAGCCGACCAGAGCAGCTATCCGTCCGGCCCCGTCCAAGCCCACGGCCGCATGACCGAACTGCTCCGCCGCCATCCGAACCTCTACGCCGATCTCTCCGCCGGCAGCGGCGCCAACTCTCTGGAACGCGACCTCGACCACGGCCGGCAATTCGTCCTCGAATTCCAGGACCGAATCCTCTTTGGCCGCGATTACTTCGACCGCCGCCAACTCGACGTCCTTGAAAAACTCGACCTGCCCGACCCGGTGATGGACAAGGTCCTCTGCCAGAACGCCTTGCGGCTCATCGGTTAA
- a CDS encoding superoxide dismutase, protein MTFLVFLVGADQVNSQENQQQGQQAQTPKRADVYQVRDFSHLLGAEGLNDNLLQNHFKLYEGYVKHTNKYLQLFRQLDPSSTEFADVKRRFGFEFDGMRLHELYFENMAKDAKTPAENSPLLKAIAQEYGGFDQWKTRFLAVGAMRGIGWAILYVDPRTGQLVNDWVNEHHHNHMAACAPLLVMDVWEHAYLTQFGLDRKQYMDVFFNHIDWDVVAQRYQDVQRQWKEKEPQP, encoded by the coding sequence ATGACCTTCCTGGTATTCCTGGTAGGAGCCGATCAGGTGAATTCGCAAGAGAACCAACAGCAAGGGCAACAGGCCCAAACGCCCAAACGGGCCGACGTCTACCAGGTCCGCGACTTCTCGCACCTGCTGGGCGCCGAAGGCCTTAACGACAACCTGCTGCAGAACCACTTCAAGCTCTACGAGGGCTACGTCAAGCACACCAACAAGTACCTGCAACTGTTCAGGCAGCTTGACCCGTCCTCCACCGAGTTCGCCGACGTCAAACGCCGCTTCGGCTTCGAATTCGACGGCATGCGCCTGCACGAGCTGTACTTCGAAAACATGGCCAAAGACGCCAAGACGCCGGCCGAAAACTCCCCGCTCCTTAAGGCCATCGCCCAGGAATACGGCGGCTTCGACCAGTGGAAGACCCGTTTTCTGGCAGTGGGGGCCATGCGCGGCATCGGCTGGGCCATCCTCTACGTCGATCCGCGGACCGGCCAACTCGTCAACGATTGGGTCAACGAGCACCACCACAACCACATGGCCGCCTGCGCGCCGCTGCTGGTGATGGACGTCTGGGAGCACGCCTACCTGACCCAGTTCGGCCTGGACCGCAAGCAGTACATGGACGTGTTCTTCAACCATATCGACTGGGACGTCGTCGCCCAGCGCTACCAGGACGTCCAGCGGCAGTGGAAGGAAAAAGAGCCTCAACCGTGA
- a CDS encoding MBOAT family protein, protein MRFYQHPVFDITLPEWWRYQGQMPPGVAFFALPALGALLVPQRWMRPYLLVTSLLILWLTFGHGFTLGILAACVLAWLLCLLARAAVRRGAGPARLALAGGWLIANGIYFGLFATPVNRVLADAGHLDILLLCGPAFFLIRFLGLFSDICRGKPVGSLRPDRFALFFLYAPTFRLGPVTYYASMNEQIDHCKSRINSRNLRLGGLLIALGIGQLVLVDEVINEWLVNPYHERTFFFTLGFFNDAANLTFGQALLGTYLIAFRFLLGFSGYTHLAMGISRLMGIDVPRNFERPYLASNIRTLWHRWHISLSQWLRDYIYIPLGGRNRRLLATLAVFVYCMMWHQPTLNMLIFALIHTGAVTGVHVWRGWLEREEPRPSVARLRAALASPAGYLLGVAATFHFWCLTLLVMFDPNHLGLGVMRRLFVDPFAAILP, encoded by the coding sequence ATGCGTTTCTACCAACACCCGGTATTCGACATCACGCTGCCCGAATGGTGGCGCTATCAGGGCCAGATGCCGCCCGGCGTCGCCTTCTTCGCGCTGCCCGCCCTCGGCGCGCTGCTGGTCCCTCAGCGGTGGATGCGGCCATATCTTCTTGTGACCAGCCTGCTGATACTCTGGCTGACCTTCGGGCATGGCTTTACCCTCGGCATTCTCGCCGCCTGCGTCCTGGCCTGGCTCCTGTGCCTGCTCGCCCGCGCCGCCGTGCGACGAGGCGCCGGTCCGGCGCGCCTGGCCCTGGCGGGGGGGTGGCTCATCGCCAACGGCATCTACTTCGGCCTCTTCGCCACACCGGTCAATCGCGTGCTCGCCGACGCCGGCCACCTCGATATCCTCCTGCTCTGTGGCCCGGCGTTCTTCCTCATCCGGTTCCTCGGCCTCTTTTCCGACATCTGCCGCGGCAAACCCGTTGGTTCGCTGCGGCCCGACCGTTTCGCCCTCTTCTTCCTCTACGCGCCCACCTTCCGACTCGGCCCGGTCACCTACTACGCCTCCATGAACGAACAGATCGACCACTGCAAATCGCGGATCAACAGCCGAAATCTCCGCTTGGGCGGACTGCTGATCGCCCTGGGAATCGGCCAACTGGTCCTCGTGGATGAAGTCATCAACGAGTGGCTGGTCAACCCGTACCACGAGCGGACCTTCTTCTTCACCCTCGGATTCTTCAACGACGCCGCCAACCTGACCTTCGGCCAGGCCCTCCTCGGAACCTATCTGATCGCTTTCCGCTTCCTGCTGGGCTTCTCGGGCTACACCCACCTGGCCATGGGCATCAGCCGCCTCATGGGCATCGATGTGCCGCGCAACTTCGAACGGCCGTACCTCGCCAGCAACATCCGAACGCTCTGGCATCGCTGGCACATCAGCCTCAGCCAGTGGCTCCGCGACTACATCTACATCCCCCTCGGCGGACGAAACCGCCGACTCCTCGCCACCCTCGCCGTCTTCGTCTACTGCATGATGTGGCACCAGCCGACCCTCAACATGCTCATCTTCGCTCTGATCCACACGGGAGCGGTGACAGGCGTGCACGTGTGGCGCGGATGGCTGGAACGCGAAGAGCCCCGTCCGAGTGTGGCCCGGCTGCGGGCGGCACTGGCCAGCCCCGCAGGCTATCTGCTGGGCGTGGCCGCCACCTTCCATTTCTGGTGCCTGACCCTCCTGGTCATGTTCGATCCCAACCACCTGGGCTTGGGCGTCATGCGACGTCTTTTTGTTGATCCCTTCGCAGCGATCCTGCCATAG